The proteins below come from a single Natranaerofaba carboxydovora genomic window:
- a CDS encoding phosphotransacetylase family protein: MKKLYVMGASGSGKTTVSLGLAMHLCSKGYKVKYFKPIGYSPWPTQKEDEDGLLLKDVLQTSCDLSSIVPVNVGPMYLSGRENKEDYRKAVFEAFDRIKNEDDADVLIVGGSTSPYILASQGLDCISLASEFEASVLLTSVLKDDFSFDQTFFFNKHLEALDIPVLGNIFNNTPLATYEKTKGIHKVKMEEEGYNVLGIIPAMSELTSPTVNECLDVLGGELLVGKDNLDKRVEDIVVGTMTIESGLKYLRRSTNKALIIGGDRSDLALTALETSTSVLILTGGLYPNVKVLSQAEEKNVPVILVHYDTYTTVEKLHDVSTRIKPGNKESMELARDNIKTYCDLDILWDYLGEN, from the coding sequence TTGAAAAAACTTTATGTTATGGGGGCATCTGGTAGTGGTAAAACCACTGTATCTTTGGGGCTTGCTATGCATTTGTGTTCAAAAGGATACAAGGTAAAATATTTTAAACCCATAGGTTATTCACCTTGGCCAACCCAAAAGGAAGATGAAGATGGACTGCTGTTAAAGGATGTGCTTCAAACTTCTTGTGATTTGAGTTCCATTGTACCTGTTAATGTAGGGCCTATGTATCTGTCGGGCAGAGAAAATAAGGAGGACTACAGAAAAGCTGTTTTTGAAGCTTTTGACAGAATCAAAAATGAAGATGATGCTGATGTTCTTATTGTGGGTGGCTCTACATCACCATATATCCTTGCTAGTCAGGGTCTTGACTGTATTTCGTTGGCATCTGAATTTGAAGCGTCTGTTTTACTTACAAGTGTTTTGAAAGATGATTTTAGCTTTGATCAGACTTTTTTCTTTAATAAACACTTGGAAGCTTTGGATATTCCTGTTTTAGGTAATATATTTAATAACACTCCTCTGGCTACTTATGAGAAAACAAAAGGAATACACAAGGTTAAGATGGAAGAAGAAGGGTATAATGTACTTGGGATAATACCTGCTATGTCTGAACTAACCTCCCCTACAGTTAATGAATGTTTGGATGTTCTAGGTGGAGAACTGTTAGTTGGCAAAGATAATCTTGATAAACGCGTAGAAGATATAGTTGTTGGAACAATGACGATAGAAAGCGGATTAAAGTATTTGAGGCGTTCTACCAATAAGGCCTTGATAATTGGCGGAGATAGAAGTGATCTTGCTCTTACAGCTCTTGAGACTAGTACTTCTGTATTGATCCTAACTGGTGGTCTATATCCAAACGTAAAAGTATTATCTCAAGCCGAAGAGAAAAATGTACCAGTTATATTGGTTCATTATGACACCTATACTACCGTCGAGAAACTGCATGATGTATCAACCAGGATAAAACCTGGCAATAAGGAAAGCATGGAGCTTGCTAGAGATAATATAAAAACGTATTGTGATCTGGATATACTGTGGGATTATCTAGGAGAAAATTAA
- the acs gene encoding acetate--CoA ligase alpha subunit has product MELLKDFFKPNSVAVVGASDKEGKIGNIVLKNIMDYGFEGDVYPVNPGKQEILGLKSYSSLKEIETPPELAIIVVASNAVNLVAKEAVECGVKYLIVITAGFKEVGKEGKEREKEFIQITKETDIKVLGPNCLGIMDTHTPINASFAGDFPSKGNVAFISQSGALLVFILDWSLNVNIGFSRFVSLGNKSDLNEADFILSMAEDDNTSVVLCYLEDVVEGEAFIDAVKKTSKKKPVIILKSGASESGAQAASSHTGAMAGNDMSYDVAFRQSGALRAHSLEELFDLAEAFSKHNLPKGDSVAVITNSGGPAIITTDWIEKEGLKMAKFSKDTTDKLQEGLPSEAGIYNPVDVLGDATYDRFEFAIDTILQDEGVDNLIVLLGPSELARPSKLSQLLVEKQQIYKNKPIFASFMGGDFFVEAERILNEGDIPCYTFPEKAVKAIGAMVSYASYKKKECKDKPLCYSDVKKDIVKANLYDAFKENRRVLLSSEAFSIVDAYGIPAAPIKLARSSKEAVEIAEEMGYPVVLKVASPSIQHKTDFGGIKVGLESAEEVEKGFIDILDRVQKYFPDLALHGVDVQKMAPEGNEVIVGMSKDLIFGPLIAFGLGGIYVNLIEDVSFRLSKGLSDDEIWDMILETKAYKMLRGFRGSSPSDISAVKDVIGRLAVLCEDFTEITEVDLNPVFVYEEGVLAVDVKITVEWDD; this is encoded by the coding sequence ATGGAACTTCTTAAAGATTTTTTTAAACCTAACTCTGTAGCTGTGGTTGGTGCTTCTGACAAAGAAGGAAAGATAGGAAACATAGTGTTAAAGAATATTATGGATTATGGGTTTGAGGGGGATGTTTATCCAGTTAATCCAGGCAAACAAGAGATTCTGGGTTTGAAGTCGTATTCATCTCTAAAAGAGATAGAAACCCCGCCGGAACTTGCTATTATTGTTGTGGCTTCAAATGCCGTTAACCTGGTAGCTAAAGAAGCAGTTGAGTGTGGGGTTAAGTACCTTATAGTTATTACTGCTGGCTTTAAAGAGGTTGGCAAGGAAGGAAAAGAAAGAGAAAAAGAATTTATCCAAATCACAAAAGAAACTGACATCAAAGTTCTTGGACCGAACTGCCTAGGGATAATGGATACACATACTCCTATTAATGCTTCTTTTGCAGGGGATTTCCCTAGTAAGGGTAATGTTGCATTTATATCTCAGAGTGGTGCTCTTTTGGTTTTTATCCTGGATTGGAGTCTTAATGTGAATATTGGTTTTTCGAGATTTGTTAGTCTTGGGAACAAAAGTGATTTGAACGAAGCTGACTTTATCTTGTCTATGGCAGAGGACGATAACACCAGTGTCGTACTGTGTTATCTAGAAGATGTTGTAGAAGGAGAAGCGTTTATTGACGCTGTCAAAAAGACAAGTAAGAAAAAACCGGTGATCATCCTGAAATCTGGTGCAAGTGAGTCAGGAGCTCAGGCTGCTTCATCTCATACCGGTGCTATGGCCGGCAACGATATGTCCTATGATGTTGCTTTTAGACAAAGTGGTGCCCTTAGAGCTCACAGCCTAGAAGAACTATTTGATCTGGCAGAAGCTTTTTCTAAGCATAATCTTCCAAAAGGGGACAGTGTGGCTGTTATAACCAACTCCGGGGGACCTGCTATAATAACAACTGATTGGATAGAAAAAGAGGGCTTAAAGATGGCCAAGTTTAGTAAGGATACAACCGACAAACTTCAAGAAGGACTGCCTTCTGAGGCGGGTATCTATAATCCTGTTGATGTTTTGGGTGATGCGACTTATGATAGGTTTGAGTTTGCAATAGACACAATTTTGCAGGATGAAGGAGTAGATAATTTGATCGTACTTCTTGGTCCATCAGAACTTGCAAGGCCATCTAAGCTCTCCCAGTTATTAGTAGAAAAACAGCAGATTTACAAAAATAAGCCTATATTTGCTTCTTTTATGGGTGGTGATTTTTTTGTTGAGGCAGAGCGAATCTTAAATGAAGGTGATATCCCCTGTTATACATTTCCTGAGAAAGCTGTAAAAGCTATCGGTGCAATGGTATCTTATGCTTCTTATAAGAAAAAAGAATGTAAGGATAAGCCCCTTTGTTATAGTGATGTAAAAAAAGATATCGTTAAGGCTAACCTGTATGATGCGTTCAAGGAGAATAGAAGGGTGCTATTGAGCAGTGAGGCTTTTTCTATTGTAGATGCTTATGGGATTCCGGCGGCGCCTATTAAGCTTGCCAGAAGTTCTAAAGAAGCTGTAGAGATAGCAGAAGAGATGGGATATCCCGTTGTATTGAAGGTTGCTTCGCCTAGCATTCAACACAAAACTGACTTTGGAGGTATTAAAGTTGGTCTTGAAAGTGCCGAGGAAGTAGAGAAAGGGTTTATAGATATTTTGGATAGAGTTCAAAAGTATTTCCCCGATTTGGCACTTCACGGTGTAGATGTACAAAAAATGGCCCCTGAAGGCAATGAAGTAATCGTAGGAATGAGCAAAGACTTGATTTTTGGACCTTTGATAGCTTTTGGCTTAGGTGGAATTTATGTAAACTTGATAGAGGATGTTTCATTTAGGCTAAGTAAGGGTTTGAGTGACGATGAGATTTGGGATATGATATTAGAGACAAAGGCTTATAAGATGCTTAGAGGTTTCAGAGGGTCGTCTCCATCAGATATTAGTGCAGTAAAAGATGTTATTGGAAGGTTAGCTGTGCTTTGTGAAGACTTTACGGAGATAACTGAGGTTGATTTGAATCCAGTGTTTGTTTACGAAGAAGGTGTGTTAGCTGTTGATGTCAAGATAACAGTTGAGTGGGATGATTGA
- a CDS encoding aminotransferase: MNDKNWLDKDKNLIWHSMFRYGSGKEPLLVKKAEGINIIDEKDNHYVDGLSGLWCVNIGYGREEMARCTYDQMVEMSYTALTNSHLPAVELADKLNKWLDDEYVFYFSNSGSEANETAFKLARQYHHQNDNPGRYKFISRYRAYHGSSFASLAATGQSHRKYKYEPLAPGFLHIPPPDCYRCPFNKEKANCELECVSALEQTIIYENKNTIAGVIMEPVITGGGILVTRDDYFKKVEEICNAHGVLFIVDEVICGFGRMGNRFGYMQYNVSPDIITMAKGITSAYLPLSVTAVKRSIFDKFKEPGDYEHFRHVNTYGGHPAACKVAVKNMEIIEEENLIDNTKKMGNILEKKLQILLNNKNVGDIRCKGLLAGIEMVEDKKTKKPLKEEKVGQIIAECKDKGLIIGKNSDTIAEYNNILTLAPPLIISEKDIDFIVDILRNVISSHFPS, translated from the coding sequence ATGAATGACAAAAACTGGTTAGATAAAGACAAAAATCTTATCTGGCATTCTATGTTTAGATACGGATCTGGCAAAGAACCCCTACTGGTAAAAAAAGCAGAAGGCATTAATATAATTGATGAAAAGGATAACCATTATGTTGACGGATTATCAGGTCTTTGGTGCGTAAATATAGGCTACGGAAGAGAAGAAATGGCAAGATGCACCTATGACCAGATGGTAGAAATGTCATATACAGCGCTAACAAACAGTCATCTGCCAGCAGTTGAGCTAGCAGATAAGTTAAATAAGTGGCTTGATGATGAATATGTTTTTTATTTTTCAAATAGTGGCTCAGAAGCCAATGAAACTGCTTTTAAATTAGCAAGACAATATCATCACCAAAATGATAATCCAGGTCGTTACAAATTTATATCTCGCTACAGGGCATATCACGGTAGTTCTTTTGCATCTTTAGCAGCAACAGGACAGTCCCATAGAAAGTACAAATATGAACCGCTAGCCCCTGGTTTTTTGCATATACCTCCGCCTGACTGTTATAGGTGTCCATTTAACAAAGAAAAAGCCAACTGTGAACTAGAATGCGTAAGTGCCCTTGAGCAAACCATTATATATGAGAATAAAAATACTATTGCCGGAGTTATCATGGAACCAGTTATAACTGGTGGTGGTATTTTAGTAACAAGAGATGATTATTTCAAAAAAGTAGAAGAAATCTGTAATGCCCACGGGGTACTTTTTATCGTAGACGAAGTAATTTGCGGTTTTGGCAGGATGGGGAACAGATTTGGGTATATGCAGTACAACGTAAGTCCGGATATTATCACAATGGCAAAAGGAATAACAAGCGCCTACCTACCTCTATCTGTTACAGCTGTTAAGAGAAGTATTTTTGATAAGTTCAAAGAACCGGGAGATTATGAACACTTTCGCCATGTAAATACTTACGGCGGCCACCCTGCTGCTTGTAAAGTTGCAGTCAAAAATATGGAGATCATTGAAGAGGAAAACTTAATAGATAATACTAAAAAAATGGGCAACATACTTGAGAAAAAATTACAAATCCTTCTTAATAATAAAAATGTGGGAGATATTAGATGCAAAGGATTACTAGCAGGTATTGAAATGGTCGAAGACAAAAAGACTAAAAAACCTCTAAAGGAAGAAAAAGTTGGGCAAATTATTGCAGAATGTAAAGACAAAGGTCTAATAATAGGTAAAAATTCAGATACCATTGCCGAATATAATAACATTCTGACATTAGCCCCTCCACTTATTATTTCTGAAAAAGATATTGATTTTATTGTAGATATATTAAGAAATGTTATAAGCTCTCACTTTCCTTCATAA
- a CDS encoding hybrid sensor histidine kinase/response regulator produces MSWEKNRLKKVQEIIMVTKFFTLIFVSMAIINYIEPHAIWGQFDNNIFIVLIILNIIFLLAIIYFDRTFLKNNQKIPKHSLILSIGFFLLVTFIINMKEQADTLIMILYILPLLTISITHGLFYALSFAGLISINVLFFNYDFLNGQDVFDIYIIFIGILFLTAWLAGSFTDLERKARDDLINLNKALEESEKKYNILFNGTSDVAVLCQVEENFKVKILKANHYFINSFNLKSNEIHGKYLNEILSQDIINNWTQKAFEALKGGKEIRFECFHLDKYYDTKFIPIVNNNKTTHLIITASDITHKKEMENYRIELEKMESIGLLAGGIAHDFNNLLMVAIGNISLVKEKLNISDQKDNYIFELLEKAENSLDKSKSLTQQLLTFAKGDSPVKKAISIKDLLNEACSLVLAGSNVNCELITEDDLRPIKADEGQIYQVINNIMINAKQAMPEGGTIKIEAENITINNDENSLPLDSGDYVKISIKDDGIGIPREYLDKIFDPYFTTKNEGSGLGLASCHSIILKHGGYITVDSKPGIGTTFNIYLKAASFEELEKNAKTQTDSLDLNGNASILIMDDEAMIRETLYETFSRYGYDVACAKDGEEALDIARNRDQTFDIAFLDLTIPGGKGGKETIKELKDINSEVKAYIMSGYSESHVMSNYYDYNFEGVIKKPFRISEVKEILDTEQKSEQEKEKEIKN; encoded by the coding sequence ATGAGTTGGGAAAAAAATAGGTTAAAAAAAGTTCAAGAAATAATAATGGTAACTAAATTTTTCACATTAATATTTGTTTCGATGGCCATAATTAACTACATTGAGCCCCATGCAATTTGGGGGCAATTTGATAATAATATTTTCATAGTTTTAATTATCTTAAATATAATTTTTTTATTAGCCATCATCTATTTTGATCGTACTTTTTTGAAGAATAATCAAAAAATACCCAAGCACAGTTTAATCCTTAGTATTGGCTTTTTTCTATTAGTAACTTTTATAATCAACATGAAAGAACAGGCAGATACCCTTATTATGATCCTTTACATACTACCTTTACTTACAATTTCAATAACCCACGGACTTTTTTACGCACTTTCTTTTGCTGGATTAATTAGTATAAATGTACTATTCTTTAATTATGATTTTTTGAATGGACAAGATGTTTTTGATATTTATATTATTTTTATTGGAATTTTGTTTTTGACCGCCTGGTTAGCAGGCAGTTTTACTGACCTGGAAAGAAAAGCCAGAGATGACCTAATAAATTTGAACAAAGCTTTAGAAGAAAGCGAAAAAAAATACAACATTCTTTTTAATGGAACTTCTGATGTAGCTGTTCTATGCCAAGTCGAAGAAAATTTTAAAGTTAAAATTCTCAAGGCAAACCACTATTTTATCAATTCATTTAATCTAAAAAGCAACGAGATCCACGGCAAATATCTTAATGAAATTTTAAGCCAAGATATAATAAACAACTGGACGCAAAAAGCATTTGAAGCCTTAAAGGGAGGTAAAGAGATACGTTTTGAATGCTTTCACTTAGATAAGTACTATGATACTAAATTTATTCCGATTGTAAATAACAACAAAACGACCCATTTAATTATTACAGCCTCTGACATCACTCACAAAAAAGAAATGGAAAATTATCGCATAGAACTGGAAAAAATGGAGTCTATAGGTCTATTAGCTGGGGGAATAGCCCATGATTTCAACAACCTACTCATGGTTGCCATAGGTAATATTTCTTTAGTAAAAGAAAAACTAAACATATCTGATCAAAAAGATAATTACATATTTGAGTTATTAGAAAAAGCAGAAAATAGCCTGGACAAATCAAAAAGTTTGACCCAACAATTATTAACTTTTGCAAAAGGGGATTCCCCTGTAAAGAAAGCCATCTCTATTAAAGATTTATTAAATGAAGCTTGTAGCCTTGTTCTAGCAGGCTCTAATGTAAATTGTGAATTAATAACAGAAGATGATTTGCGCCCAATAAAAGCAGATGAAGGCCAAATCTATCAGGTCATTAATAACATTATGATTAATGCTAAACAAGCTATGCCAGAAGGTGGAACAATAAAAATAGAAGCAGAAAATATAACAATCAACAATGATGAAAATTCACTTCCATTAGATAGTGGTGATTATGTAAAAATATCCATTAAAGACGATGGTATTGGAATACCCAGAGAATATCTTGACAAAATATTCGATCCTTATTTTACTACAAAAAATGAAGGCAGTGGCTTGGGACTAGCTTCCTGTCACTCAATAATACTAAAACATGGTGGCTACATCACAGTTGATTCCAAACCAGGTATTGGTACAACTTTTAATATTTATCTAAAAGCTGCATCATTTGAAGAATTAGAAAAGAATGCCAAAACACAAACAGACTCTCTCGATCTAAATGGAAATGCCAGTATTCTTATCATGGACGATGAAGCTATGATAAGAGAAACACTCTATGAAACTTTTAGCAGATATGGTTACGATGTTGCCTGCGCAAAGGATGGTGAAGAAGCATTAGATATAGCTAGAAATAGAGATCAAACATTTGATATTGCGTTTTTGGATTTGACAATTCCTGGGGGAAAGGGAGGAAAAGAAACAATAAAAGAATTAAAAGATATTAATTCAGAAGTTAAAGCTTATATAATGAGCGGTTACAGCGAAAGCCACGTAATGTCTAATTATTATGATTATAATTTCGAAGGAGTAATAAAAAAACCTTTTAGAATAAGTGAAGTTAAGGAAATTTTAGACACCGAACAAAAATCAGAACAGGAAAAAGAAAAGGAAATAAAAAATTAA
- a CDS encoding ATP-dependent Clp protease ATP-binding subunit has protein sequence MSKRFTKKAQRVMTLSLEEAKSLNNDYIGTEHVLLGLLRESDGVGAIALNNLGVYIENVRGEIIEDFNKIKDYDEGEKQGYFPYTTGVKTVIELALEGAKKMGHNYVGTEHLLLGLIMEGELAEKDKADEGVASEILGKMNVSLESAREEVLKILSGFDEREADEYQEKNFDIKEGKFNKFGGEKFMKQNPNSEKQSVLDSFGTDLTKLAMEDKLDPIIGREKEIERVIQVLSRRTKNNPCIVGEPGVGKTAIAEGIARKIVEGDIPQILEGKRIVSLQLASIVAGTKYRGEFEERLKGIVDEVVSNKNIILFIDELHTVIGAGGAEGAIDASNILKPALARGELQCIGATTLDEYRKNIERDSALERRFQPIKIDEPTNYETLEVLKGLRDRYEAHHEVEITDEALENAVKLSDRYITSRFLPDKAIDLIDEAAAGVKLYSFDSSNSEKELETKLDHIRDEKRVAVNHQDYEKAAELRDEEMNMIEQQQKNLDKPLQVGGEDIANVVSDWTGIPVSRLTKEESDKLLDMEVTLHKRIVGQDEAVTAVSNAIRRARAGLKSPKRPIGSFVFLGPTGVGKSELAKALAEALFADENAIIRLDMSEYMERHTTSKLVGSPPGYIGHDDGGQLTEQVRRRPYSVILFDEIEKAHPEVFNTLLQVLEDGRLTDSKGRVVDFKNTVIIMTSNVGAERINEGSSVKGLGFATEEENKQNNYQSMKNQVVEVLKNTFKPEFLNRLDEIIVFHSLEREHLKIIIDLMLQELDRRMKEFDINLMVTKEAKELLAEKGYDPAYGARPLRRVIQKYLEDTLSEKILSGEIVAGDEIIVDVDIVDLEEKESKELTFNKKEKVAK, from the coding sequence ATGAGTAAAAGGTTTACTAAAAAAGCGCAAAGAGTAATGACTTTATCCCTTGAAGAGGCCAAATCATTAAACAATGATTATATAGGAACAGAGCATGTATTGTTAGGGCTTTTACGTGAAAGTGACGGGGTTGGAGCGATAGCATTAAATAACCTTGGTGTATATATAGAAAATGTAAGAGGAGAGATTATAGAAGATTTTAACAAGATTAAAGATTATGATGAAGGAGAAAAACAGGGGTACTTCCCATATACAACAGGCGTAAAAACAGTAATTGAGCTTGCCTTAGAGGGAGCAAAGAAGATGGGTCACAATTATGTAGGTACTGAGCATCTGTTATTAGGGTTAATAATGGAAGGCGAGTTAGCAGAAAAAGACAAAGCTGACGAGGGTGTGGCCTCTGAGATACTTGGTAAGATGAATGTAAGTCTAGAGAGTGCGAGAGAGGAAGTTTTAAAGATTTTGAGCGGATTTGATGAAAGAGAAGCAGATGAATATCAAGAGAAAAACTTTGATATTAAAGAGGGGAAATTTAATAAATTTGGTGGTGAAAAATTTATGAAACAAAATCCAAATTCTGAAAAACAGTCAGTTTTAGATTCATTTGGGACTGATCTTACGAAATTAGCTATGGAAGACAAATTAGATCCAATTATTGGAAGGGAAAAAGAAATAGAAAGAGTGATCCAGGTCCTATCTAGAAGGACAAAAAATAATCCTTGTATAGTTGGAGAGCCTGGAGTTGGAAAGACGGCAATAGCAGAAGGTATTGCCAGAAAAATAGTTGAAGGTGATATACCGCAGATATTGGAAGGTAAAAGAATTGTAAGTTTGCAATTAGCATCAATAGTTGCGGGAACTAAATATCGTGGTGAATTTGAAGAAAGATTAAAAGGTATAGTTGATGAAGTGGTTAGTAATAAGAATATAATACTTTTCATCGATGAGCTTCACACTGTTATTGGTGCTGGTGGTGCAGAAGGAGCAATTGATGCTTCAAATATTCTAAAACCAGCTTTGGCCAGGGGAGAGCTTCAGTGCATTGGTGCAACTACTCTGGATGAATACAGGAAGAATATCGAAAGAGATTCGGCCCTTGAAAGACGTTTTCAACCGATAAAGATAGACGAGCCTACTAATTATGAAACGTTAGAAGTGTTAAAAGGTCTAAGAGATAGATATGAGGCTCACCATGAAGTAGAAATTACAGATGAAGCATTAGAAAATGCGGTTAAACTTTCTGATAGATATATAACCAGTAGATTTTTGCCTGATAAAGCTATTGATTTAATTGATGAAGCAGCAGCTGGAGTAAAATTATATTCCTTTGATTCTTCGAATTCAGAAAAAGAATTAGAAACCAAATTAGATCATATTAGAGATGAGAAAAGAGTAGCTGTAAATCATCAGGATTATGAAAAAGCAGCCGAATTAAGAGATGAGGAAATGAATATGATTGAACAACAGCAGAAGAATTTAGACAAACCTCTTCAGGTAGGTGGTGAGGATATAGCAAATGTGGTTTCTGACTGGACTGGTATACCAGTAAGTAGATTAACTAAAGAAGAAAGCGACAAACTTCTTGATATGGAAGTAACGCTACACAAACGTATCGTTGGCCAGGACGAAGCAGTAACAGCTGTATCAAATGCTATTAGAAGAGCTAGAGCAGGTCTAAAAAGCCCCAAAAGGCCGATTGGTTCTTTTGTATTCTTAGGACCTACCGGGGTAGGGAAATCAGAACTTGCAAAAGCGCTGGCAGAAGCACTTTTTGCAGACGAAAACGCCATTATTAGGTTAGATATGTCTGAATATATGGAACGTCATACGACATCTAAGCTTGTAGGTTCACCTCCGGGGTACATTGGACATGATGATGGAGGTCAATTAACTGAACAGGTGAGGAGACGCCCGTATTCGGTGATTTTGTTTGACGAAATAGAAAAAGCTCATCCAGAGGTATTTAATACATTGCTTCAAGTTTTAGAAGATGGAAGATTAACAGATTCTAAAGGTAGAGTTGTTGATTTTAAGAATACGGTGATCATAATGACTTCAAATGTTGGTGCAGAGAGGATTAATGAGGGGTCAAGTGTTAAAGGACTTGGATTTGCAACTGAGGAAGAAAATAAGCAGAATAATTACCAAAGCATGAAAAATCAAGTGGTTGAGGTCTTGAAAAATACTTTTAAACCAGAATTTTTGAACAGATTAGATGAGATAATTGTTTTTCATTCTTTAGAAAGAGAGCATTTAAAGATAATTATTGATTTGATGTTACAAGAGCTGGATAGAAGGATGAAAGAATTTGATATTAACCTAATGGTAACAAAAGAAGCAAAAGAATTATTAGCAGAAAAAGGCTATGATCCTGCTTATGGAGCAAGACCACTTAGAAGAGTTATTCAGAAATATCTAGAGGATACTTTATCAGAGAAAATTTTAAGTGGTGAAATAGTAGCGGGGGACGAAATAATTGTAGATGTAGATATAGTAGATTTAGAAGAAAAAGAATCTAAGGAGCTAACCTTTAATAAAAAAGAAAAAGTTGCAAAGTAA